A section of the Oncorhynchus tshawytscha isolate Ot180627B linkage group LG09, Otsh_v2.0, whole genome shotgun sequence genome encodes:
- the LOC112258413 gene encoding apoptosis regulator BAX: MACAETLDYRVGEVLLNRVMQEQLDEVPSDVPVVVSTKTQEVESDQEQKIVSQLAMMIRTIGDAVKKDGKLDDAIDGMVGKMTSQTSYWKLVEKVFEDSQITWERIAVLFYVAGRIAVKVVIANIPQLVKDILKWTLEYFRSKLLDWIQKHGGWMNSFSELARVQVEKMSPMSTWSSAFILVFLGGVILGSVITWKLARRT; this comes from the exons ATGGCGTGTGCAGAGACATTAG ATTACAGAGTAGGAGAGGTCCTGCTGAATAG AGTGATGCAGGAGCAGCTGGATGAGGTGCCATCAGACGTCCCGGTAGTGGTCTCCACAAAAACCCAGGAGGTGGAGAGTGATCAGGAGCAGAAGATTGTGTCACAGCTAGCTATGATGATACGGACCATCGGAGACGCCGTCAAGAAGGACGGGAAGCTGGACGA TGCGATAGATGGAATGGTGGGGAAAATGACCAGCCAGACCAGCTACTGGAAGTTGGTAGAAAAGGTATTTGAGGACAGTCAAATCACCTGGGAGAGAATTGCTGTGCTGTTTTACGTAGCAGGGAGGATAGCCGTCAAG GTGGTGATTGCTAACATCCCCCAGTTAGTGAAGGACATTCTGAAGTGGACTCTGGAGTACTTCAGAAGCAAATTACTGGATTGGATCCAGAAACATGGAGGATGG ATGAACAGTTTTTCTGAGCTGGCGCGTGTGCAGGTGGAGAAGATGTCCCCTATGAGCACCTGGTCCTCAGCGTTCATCCTGGTCTTCCTCGGAGGTGTCATACTGGGTAGTGTTATCACCTGGAAACTGGCCAGGaggacctga